A genome region from Streptomyces antimycoticus includes the following:
- a CDS encoding Lrp/AsnC family transcriptional regulator, producing the protein MAETVVLDPVDLQILRLLQNDARTTYRDLAAQVGVAPSTCLDRVTRLRRSGVILGNELRLDPAKLGRGLEALLSVQLRPHRRELVGPFVERIRALPESRALFHLAGPDDYLVHVAVADTADLQRLVLDEFTSRREVTRVETRLIFQQWSCGPLLPPARDGSAIS; encoded by the coding sequence ATGGCCGAAACCGTCGTTCTCGATCCGGTGGACCTCCAGATTCTGCGGCTGCTGCAGAACGACGCCCGGACCACCTACCGCGATCTGGCCGCCCAGGTCGGCGTGGCGCCCTCGACCTGTCTGGACCGGGTGACCCGGCTGCGCCGCTCCGGCGTGATCCTCGGCAATGAACTCCGCCTGGACCCCGCCAAGCTGGGACGCGGTCTCGAGGCCCTGCTCTCGGTCCAGCTCCGGCCCCATCGCCGGGAGCTGGTCGGCCCCTTCGTGGAGCGGATCCGGGCGCTGCCCGAGTCCCGGGCGCTGTTCCATCTGGCCGGGCCGGACGACTATCTGGTGCATGTCGCGGTGGCCGACACCGCCGATCTGCAGCGGCTGGTGCTGGACGAGTTCACCTCGCGCCGCGAGGTGACCCGGGTCGAGACCCGGCTGATCTTCCAGCAGTGGAGCTGCGGCCCCCTGCTGCCGCCCGCCCGAGACGGCTCGGCAATCTCGTAG
- a CDS encoding trans-sulfuration enzyme family protein translates to MDIRESTESTESPGATGATGSALSSHGPRGEAGRHAFATEAVHAGREDLPAMGLHAVPLDLSTTYPSYDSRQEAARIDAFAATGARPDGPPVYARLDNPTVARFETALARLEGTESAVAFASGMAALSACLLARGAQGLRHVVAVRPLYGCSDHLLDAGLLGTEVTWVDPAGIAAAIRPDTGLVMVETPANPTLAEVDLRAVAHSCGTVPLLADNTFATPVLQRPAERGASAVLHSATKYLGGHGDVMGGVVACDEEFARALRQVRFATGGVLHPLAGYLLLRGLSTLPVRMRAASATAAELVRRLAADPRVARVHYPRIGGAMVAFETHGDPHAVIAGVRLITPAVSLGSVDTLIQHPASISHRIVAEGDRHSSGIGDRLLRMSVGLEDVEDVWRDLDQALDGGPAGRGAHRARPAAHGDVPAGVSASAAAGGPVPVPGPGGR, encoded by the coding sequence ATGGACATCAGGGAGAGCACGGAGAGCACGGAGAGCCCGGGGGCCACGGGGGCCACGGGGAGCGCGCTGAGCAGCCACGGCCCGCGGGGCGAGGCCGGACGGCACGCGTTCGCCACGGAGGCCGTCCACGCCGGGCGCGAGGACCTTCCGGCCATGGGACTGCACGCCGTACCCCTGGATCTGTCGACGACCTACCCCTCGTACGACAGCCGCCAGGAGGCCGCCAGGATCGACGCGTTCGCCGCCACCGGCGCCCGGCCGGACGGCCCGCCCGTCTACGCCCGCCTGGACAATCCCACCGTGGCCCGCTTCGAGACCGCCCTGGCCCGGCTGGAGGGCACCGAGAGCGCGGTCGCGTTCGCCAGTGGCATGGCGGCGCTCAGCGCGTGTCTGCTGGCGCGCGGGGCCCAGGGGCTGCGGCATGTGGTCGCGGTCCGCCCGCTGTACGGATGCAGCGACCACCTGCTGGACGCCGGGCTGCTGGGCACCGAGGTCACCTGGGTGGATCCGGCCGGGATCGCGGCGGCGATACGCCCCGACACCGGCCTCGTCATGGTGGAGACCCCCGCCAATCCGACGCTCGCCGAAGTCGATCTGCGGGCCGTCGCCCACTCCTGCGGCACGGTCCCGCTGCTCGCGGACAACACCTTCGCCACACCGGTGCTGCAGCGCCCGGCCGAACGGGGCGCGAGCGCCGTCCTGCACAGCGCCACCAAGTACCTCGGCGGACACGGCGATGTGATGGGCGGCGTGGTGGCCTGCGACGAGGAGTTCGCCCGCGCGCTGCGTCAGGTGCGGTTCGCCACCGGCGGGGTGCTGCATCCGCTCGCCGGATATCTGCTGCTGCGCGGACTGTCCACGCTGCCCGTACGGATGCGGGCCGCCTCGGCGACCGCGGCCGAGCTGGTCCGGCGGCTGGCCGCCGACCCCCGGGTGGCCCGCGTCCACTATCCGCGGATCGGCGGGGCGATGGTGGCCTTCGAGACCCACGGCGATCCGCATGCGGTGATCGCCGGGGTGCGGCTGATCACCCCGGCGGTCAGCCTGGGCAGCGTGGACACCCTCATCCAGCACCCGGCCTCCATCAGCCACCGGATCGTGGCCGAGGGGGACCGCCACTCCTCGGGGATCGGCGACCGGCTGCTGCGGATGTCCGTCGGGCTCGAGGACGTCGAGGATGTGTGGCGCGACCTGGACCAGGCGCTCGACGGCGGCCCGGCCGGGCGAGGCGCCCACCGGGCGCGACCCGCGGCCCACGGCGATGTCCCGGCCGGTGTCAGCGCGAGTGCGGCAGCGGGGGGACCGGTGCCGGTGCCGGGTCCAGGCGGGCGCTGA
- a CDS encoding GNAT family N-acetyltransferase, whose protein sequence is MTFRATPEPPSPRRPRWRHELVAWWSRRQDHAPPGSSPSPAADAHTAHAAGAPETTPPEATTLWRMRTTVRDEPGTLAALCAALAGHRVDILALQTHPLTDGTVDEFLLRAPEALPSTELSDAVAAAGGSGTWVERADAHDLVDAPTRALTLATRTALDAAELPLALRQLFGRCTIRSVPAKSFSGRSLESTPPAEGVLEETVMRLRDPSGGAIIIERPYLPFTPTEFARARALVELDARLGPRIPHDGDVLTLPEGNAITVRRADAGDLAAAREMHTRCSPATLGLRYHGPVGDADRYLAHLLSPRFGRTLAAYTASGRLVALGHLLWDGDEAEVALIVEDEWQRRGVGGELLRRLVAMAAETGYESVYAVTQSANTGMVTAMRSLELPLDYQIEQGTLVISARLDPAPAPVPPLPHSR, encoded by the coding sequence ATGACATTTCGAGCGACCCCCGAGCCCCCTTCCCCGCGCCGCCCCCGCTGGCGGCACGAGCTGGTCGCATGGTGGTCACGGCGCCAGGACCACGCGCCGCCGGGCAGCTCACCCTCGCCCGCGGCCGACGCCCACACCGCCCACGCCGCGGGCGCCCCGGAGACCACGCCCCCCGAGGCCACCACGCTGTGGCGGATGCGCACGACCGTACGGGACGAGCCGGGCACCCTCGCCGCGCTGTGCGCGGCGCTGGCCGGGCACCGGGTCGACATCCTGGCCCTGCAGACCCATCCGCTGACGGACGGCACGGTGGACGAGTTCCTGCTGCGCGCACCCGAGGCCCTGCCGTCGACCGAGCTGAGCGACGCCGTCGCGGCCGCGGGCGGCAGCGGCACCTGGGTCGAGCGGGCCGATGCCCACGACCTGGTGGACGCCCCGACCCGGGCGCTGACCCTGGCCACCCGTACCGCCCTGGACGCCGCCGAACTCCCGCTCGCCCTGCGCCAGTTGTTCGGCCGCTGCACCATCCGCTCGGTTCCCGCCAAGTCCTTCAGCGGCCGCTCCCTGGAGAGCACCCCGCCCGCCGAAGGTGTCCTGGAGGAGACCGTGATGCGGCTGCGCGACCCGTCCGGCGGCGCGATCATCATCGAGCGGCCGTATCTGCCGTTCACCCCGACCGAGTTCGCCCGGGCCCGCGCGCTGGTCGAGCTGGACGCCCGGCTCGGCCCGCGGATCCCGCACGACGGTGATGTGCTGACGCTGCCCGAGGGCAACGCCATCACCGTGCGCCGCGCCGACGCCGGCGACCTGGCCGCGGCCCGCGAGATGCACACCCGCTGCTCCCCCGCGACGCTCGGGCTGCGCTACCACGGCCCCGTCGGCGACGCCGACCGCTACCTCGCCCATCTGCTGAGCCCGCGCTTCGGCCGCACCCTGGCCGCGTACACCGCCTCCGGGCGGCTGGTCGCCCTCGGCCATCTGCTGTGGGACGGGGACGAGGCCGAGGTCGCGCTGATCGTCGAGGACGAGTGGCAGCGGCGCGGTGTCGGCGGGGAGCTGCTGCGGCGGCTGGTCGCGATGGCCGCCGAGACCGGCTACGAGAGCGTGTACGCCGTCACCCAGTCGGCCAACACCGGCATGGTGACCGCGATGCGCTCCCTCGAACTCCCGCTGGACTACCAGATCGAGCAGGGCACGCTGGTGATCAGCGCCCGCCTGGACCCGGCACCGGCACCGGTCCCCCCGCTGCCGCACTCGCGCTGA
- a CDS encoding DUF1990 family protein — translation MGSTDAPGPASRLTYPEVGATRRWPLPAGYRHLRVRTRVGHGRGTFEAAGRAVMDWRMHRAVGVSIRAADPVATPGRPVVVGLGIGRLRLRAPCEVVWTVAEETRTGFAYGTLPGHPERGEESFLVDLEPDGSVVLTVTAFSRPDSWFGRAGGPLVPLFQRAYARRCGRVLRRWAVG, via the coding sequence ATGGGATCCACCGATGCCCCCGGCCCGGCCTCCCGTCTCACCTATCCGGAGGTGGGCGCCACCCGGCGGTGGCCGCTGCCCGCCGGCTATCGCCATCTGCGGGTGCGGACCCGTGTCGGCCACGGGCGGGGCACGTTCGAGGCGGCCGGACGGGCGGTCATGGACTGGCGGATGCACCGGGCGGTGGGGGTGTCGATCCGCGCCGCGGATCCGGTCGCCACCCCGGGGCGGCCGGTCGTGGTGGGCCTGGGGATCGGGCGGCTGCGGCTGCGCGCGCCGTGCGAGGTGGTGTGGACGGTCGCGGAGGAGACCCGGACCGGCTTCGCGTACGGCACGCTGCCCGGCCATCCGGAGCGCGGCGAGGAGTCGTTCCTGGTGGACCTGGAGCCGGATGGCTCGGTGGTGCTGACGGTGACGGCGTTCAGCCGCCCGGACTCCTGGTTCGGCCGGGCCGGCGGGCCGCTGGTGCCGCTCTTCCAGCGGGCGTACGCACGGCGTTGCGGCAGGGTACTGCGCAGGTGGGCGGTAGGTTGA
- a CDS encoding alkaline phosphatase D family protein: MGRESGRGIGRRTVLQGSAAASAALAVPAVASAASAASGAPAQTLSGRPSAQWGVQVGDVTTSSGLVWVRSDRPARMIVETSATESFALAKRWRGPLVGPGTDFTGRTALHGLPAGSQVHYRVLLADPGDPRRTSEAVHGTFRTVPERRKDVRFVWSGDLAGQGWGINPDHGGYRIFEEMRRREPDFFLCSGDNIYADGPMTETVKLPDGSTWRNLITPEKTKVAETLDEYRGNFRYNLLDAALRRFHAEVPTITQWDDHEVLNNWYPGEILVDDRYTEKNVDVLAARARQAFAEYFPISTLRPDASGRVYRVQRHGPLLDVFVLDCRTYRDANSPNRQPEDAQGILGAEQLRWLKRELSRSRAVWKVIACDMPLGLVVPDGGTDFEAVAQGDPGAPLGRELQLADLLRHIKHRKITGTVWLTADVHYTSAQHYDPSRAAFKDFAPFWEFVSGPLNAGAFPSVKLDGTFGPEQPFVKAPTVANVSPAEGFQFYGEVDIDGDSAEMTVRLREDGGKVLFTKVLRPGLVGQ; this comes from the coding sequence ATGGGGCGGGAATCCGGCAGAGGGATCGGACGGCGCACGGTACTGCAGGGGTCGGCGGCCGCGTCGGCGGCGCTCGCGGTGCCCGCCGTGGCGTCGGCCGCGTCGGCCGCGTCCGGCGCGCCCGCTCAGACGCTGTCGGGGCGTCCGAGCGCCCAGTGGGGCGTGCAGGTGGGCGATGTGACGACGTCTTCGGGGCTGGTGTGGGTCCGCTCCGACCGTCCGGCCCGCATGATCGTGGAGACGTCCGCGACCGAGTCCTTCGCGCTGGCCAAGCGGTGGCGGGGCCCGCTGGTCGGCCCCGGCACCGACTTCACCGGGCGCACCGCACTGCACGGCCTGCCCGCCGGGAGCCAGGTGCACTACCGGGTGCTGCTGGCCGACCCGGGGGACCCGCGCCGCACCAGTGAGGCGGTCCACGGCACGTTCCGTACGGTTCCCGAGCGCCGTAAGGACGTGCGCTTCGTCTGGTCGGGCGATCTGGCGGGGCAGGGCTGGGGCATCAACCCGGACCACGGCGGCTACCGCATCTTCGAGGAGATGCGCCGCCGCGAGCCGGACTTCTTCCTGTGCAGCGGCGACAACATCTACGCCGACGGCCCGATGACCGAGACCGTCAAGCTGCCCGACGGTTCCACCTGGCGCAATCTCATCACCCCGGAGAAGACCAAGGTCGCCGAGACCCTCGACGAGTACCGCGGCAACTTCCGCTACAACCTCCTGGACGCCGCGCTGCGCCGCTTCCACGCCGAGGTGCCGACCATCACCCAGTGGGACGACCACGAGGTGCTCAACAACTGGTACCCGGGCGAGATCCTCGTCGACGACCGCTACACCGAGAAGAACGTCGACGTGCTGGCCGCCCGCGCGCGCCAGGCGTTCGCCGAGTACTTCCCGATCAGTACGCTGCGGCCGGACGCGAGCGGCCGCGTCTACCGGGTCCAGCGCCACGGCCCGCTGCTGGACGTCTTCGTGCTGGACTGCCGCACGTACCGCGACGCCAACTCGCCGAACCGCCAGCCGGAGGACGCCCAGGGCATCCTCGGCGCCGAGCAGCTGAGGTGGCTCAAGCGCGAGCTGTCGCGGTCGCGCGCGGTGTGGAAGGTCATCGCCTGCGATATGCCGCTGGGCCTGGTGGTCCCGGACGGGGGCACCGACTTCGAGGCCGTCGCCCAGGGCGACCCGGGCGCCCCGCTCGGCCGTGAGCTGCAGCTGGCCGACCTGCTCCGGCACATCAAGCACCGCAAGATCACCGGCACGGTGTGGCTGACGGCGGACGTCCACTACACCTCGGCGCAGCACTACGACCCCTCGCGGGCGGCGTTCAAGGACTTCGCGCCGTTCTGGGAGTTCGTCTCCGGTCCGCTGAACGCGGGTGCCTTCCCCTCGGTGAAGCTGGACGGCACGTTCGGCCCCGAGCAGCCCTTCGTCAAGGCGCCGACCGTGGCGAACGTCTCGCCCGCCGAAGGCTTCCAGTTCTACGGCGAGGTGGACATCGACGGCGACAGCGCCGAGATGACGGTCCGGCTGCGCGAGGACGGCGGCAAGGTGCTCTTCACCAAGGTCCTGCGGCCGGGGCTGGTCGGCCAGTAG
- a CDS encoding alpha/beta fold hydrolase, translating to MPASLSFSVATPGGPRTARVVHERRGAGRPLVLLHGIGHHWQAWEPVLDILAVDREVIAVDLPGFGASDALPDGIPYDLDGVIRVLGALFETLGVKRPDVAGNSLGGLFALELGRLGLVRSVTALSPAQFWNEAERRYAFGVLSVMRAGARALPPPLVAWLARGAAGRAALTGAIYARPARRSPAAVVAETRAMREAVGFDATLAAGNSELFTHDIPDIPVTIAWGSRDRVLPRRQGVRAKRVIPGARLVRLPGCGHVPMNDDPALVARVILDGSR from the coding sequence ATGCCCGCGTCCCTCTCCTTTTCCGTCGCTACCCCCGGCGGCCCCCGTACCGCCCGGGTCGTGCACGAACGGCGCGGCGCGGGGCGGCCGTTGGTGCTGCTGCACGGCATCGGCCACCACTGGCAGGCGTGGGAGCCGGTGCTGGACATCCTCGCGGTCGACCGCGAGGTGATCGCCGTGGATCTGCCCGGCTTCGGGGCGTCGGACGCGCTGCCGGACGGCATTCCCTACGACCTCGACGGTGTCATACGGGTGCTCGGCGCGCTCTTCGAAACCCTTGGCGTCAAGCGCCCCGACGTGGCGGGGAACTCGCTGGGCGGGCTTTTCGCCCTGGAGCTGGGCCGGCTCGGACTCGTACGGTCCGTCACCGCGCTGTCCCCGGCCCAGTTCTGGAACGAGGCCGAGCGCCGCTACGCCTTCGGCGTGCTGTCCGTCATGCGGGCCGGTGCGCGGGCGCTGCCGCCGCCGCTGGTGGCGTGGCTGGCCCGCGGTGCGGCCGGACGGGCCGCGCTGACCGGCGCCATCTACGCCCGGCCCGCGCGGCGTTCACCGGCCGCGGTCGTCGCCGAGACGCGGGCGATGCGTGAGGCGGTCGGCTTCGACGCCACGCTGGCCGCCGGAAACTCCGAGCTGTTCACGCATGACATCCCCGATATCCCGGTCACCATCGCCTGGGGCTCGCGCGACCGGGTGCTGCCGCGCCGCCAGGGCGTCCGCGCCAAGCGGGTCATCCCCGGCGCCCGGCTGGTCCGGCTCCCCGGCTGCGGCCACGTGCCCATGAACGACGACCCGGCGCTGGTCGCCCGCGTCATCCTGGACGGCAGCCGCTGA
- a CDS encoding SDR family oxidoreductase, translating to MDQVTVVTGGSRGIGAAVAVRLARAGHSVAIGYERAQDAAERWAAAVRAEGVRSLVVQADTSDADQVEAMFDRVREELGPITGLVNNAGITGPLGRFTETSPEVMRRVVDVNVTGALLCARRAAREMSTRHGGQGGAIVNISSGAATTGSPGEYVHYAASKAAVDAMTVGLSKELAAEGIRVNSVQPGMTLTDIHARMGDPERPWRVQGRVPMGRPGEPEEIAGAVAWLLSPEASYTTGAVLRVAGGL from the coding sequence ATGGACCAGGTCACGGTGGTCACCGGGGGCAGTCGCGGCATCGGCGCGGCGGTGGCGGTGCGGCTCGCCCGCGCCGGACACAGCGTCGCCATCGGCTACGAGAGGGCCCAGGACGCGGCCGAGCGGTGGGCGGCCGCGGTGCGCGCGGAGGGTGTGCGGTCGCTGGTCGTCCAGGCCGACACCAGCGACGCGGATCAGGTCGAGGCGATGTTCGACCGGGTACGGGAGGAGCTGGGCCCGATCACCGGCCTGGTCAACAACGCGGGGATCACGGGGCCGTTGGGCCGCTTCACCGAGACCTCGCCGGAGGTGATGCGCCGCGTCGTGGACGTCAATGTGACCGGGGCCCTGCTGTGCGCCCGGCGGGCGGCACGCGAGATGTCCACCCGCCACGGCGGGCAGGGCGGCGCCATCGTCAACATCTCCTCGGGCGCGGCGACGACCGGCAGCCCCGGTGAGTATGTGCACTACGCGGCCAGCAAGGCGGCGGTCGACGCGATGACCGTCGGGCTGTCGAAGGAGCTGGCGGCGGAGGGGATCCGGGTCAACTCCGTCCAGCCCGGGATGACGCTGACCGATATCCACGCGCGGATGGGCGACCCCGAGCGGCCGTGGCGCGTCCAGGGGCGGGTGCCGATGGGGCGCCCGGGCGAGCCGGAGGAGATCGCGGGCGCGGTGGCGTGGCTGCTGTCGCCGGAGGCGTCGTACACGACGGGCGCGGTGCTGCGGGTCGCGGGCGGGCTGTAG
- a CDS encoding GntR family transcriptional regulator: protein MGTTQLESVPEPKYWHLKTVLSDALDSEFAVGEILPNERELAARFGVARATLRQALEQLELEGRLQRRRGVGTTVAPPRVGVAVGDYAHGWTDTSGEDTWQTVDSTEAVPPAEVARLLELAPDALVHRVRRTRMTHGQPLAAELLYVPAESVPGLAAIDTPSGLARARAVLRELRRLELEGREQSVELGSARADDAKELDRLPGAPVLIVTTRYVAEGRTAAVAVATYRADTCRLTFGDAAGEELLAG from the coding sequence GTGGGGACCACGCAGCTGGAATCGGTGCCCGAGCCCAAGTACTGGCATCTGAAGACCGTGCTCAGCGACGCGCTCGACTCGGAGTTCGCGGTCGGGGAGATCCTGCCCAACGAGCGTGAGCTGGCAGCCCGCTTCGGCGTCGCCCGCGCCACCCTCCGGCAGGCCCTCGAGCAGCTCGAGCTGGAGGGCAGGCTGCAGCGCCGCCGCGGCGTCGGCACCACCGTCGCCCCGCCCCGCGTCGGCGTGGCCGTCGGGGACTACGCCCACGGCTGGACCGACACCTCCGGCGAGGACACCTGGCAGACCGTGGACAGCACCGAGGCCGTGCCGCCCGCCGAGGTCGCCCGGCTGCTGGAGCTCGCCCCCGACGCCCTGGTCCACCGGGTGCGCCGCACCCGGATGACCCACGGCCAGCCGCTCGCCGCCGAGCTGCTGTACGTACCGGCCGAGTCCGTCCCCGGCCTCGCCGCCATCGACACCCCCAGCGGGCTGGCCCGCGCCCGCGCGGTGCTGCGCGAGCTGCGCCGGCTGGAGCTGGAGGGCCGTGAGCAGTCCGTGGAGCTCGGCTCGGCCCGCGCGGACGACGCCAAGGAGCTCGACCGGCTGCCCGGCGCTCCCGTCCTCATCGTGACCACCCGCTATGTGGCCGAGGGCCGCACCGCGGCCGTCGCCGTGGCCACCTACCGGGCCGACACCTGTCGGCTCACCTTCGGGGACGCGGCGGGCGAGGAGCTGCTGGCGGGCTGA
- the mug gene encoding G/U mismatch-specific DNA glycosylase, giving the protein MTPAELEAARDRLVPDVVGDGLRVLFCGINPGLMTAATGHHFARPGNRFWPTLHASGFTPRQLHPSEQTELVRYGLGITNVVARASARADELSDEEYREGGRILEEKVLRLRPRWLAVAGVTAYRVAFGDKKAKIGPQTRTIGNTRIWALPNPSGLNAHWTLATMAEEYGRLRAAAEADG; this is encoded by the coding sequence ATGACCCCCGCCGAACTGGAGGCCGCCCGCGACCGTCTCGTCCCCGATGTGGTCGGGGACGGTCTGCGGGTCCTCTTCTGCGGTATCAACCCCGGGCTGATGACGGCCGCCACCGGCCACCACTTCGCCCGCCCCGGCAACCGCTTCTGGCCCACGTTGCACGCTTCGGGCTTCACCCCGCGGCAGTTGCACCCGTCCGAGCAGACGGAGCTGGTGCGCTACGGCCTGGGCATCACCAATGTGGTGGCGCGCGCCAGTGCGCGGGCCGATGAGCTGAGCGACGAGGAGTACCGGGAGGGCGGCCGGATCCTGGAGGAGAAGGTGCTCCGGCTGCGGCCGCGCTGGCTGGCGGTGGCGGGGGTCACCGCCTACCGGGTCGCCTTCGGCGACAAGAAGGCGAAGATCGGCCCGCAGACGCGCACGATAGGGAACACCCGCATCTGGGCCCTGCCGAACCCCAGCGGGCTCAACGCGCACTGGACACTGGCGACGATGGCGGAGGAGTACGGCCGCCTGCGCGCCGCCGCCGAGGCGGACGGCTAG
- the purB gene encoding adenylosuccinate lyase yields MTGKPRIPNVLANRYASAELAVLWSPEYKVTLERRLWLAVLRAQKDLGIEVPDAALADYERVLETVDLASIAEREKVTRHDVKARIEEFNALAGHEHVHKGMTSRDLTENVEQLQIRLSLELVRDRTVAALARLGKLAADHAELVMAGRSHNVAAQATTLGKRFATAADELLVAYGRLEDLLGRYPLRGIKGPVGTAQDMLDLLGGDAEKLAELERRVAAHLGFAQAFTSVGQVYPRSLDYDVVTALVQLAAAPSSLAKTIRLMAGHELVTEGFKPGQVGSSAMPHKMNTRSCERVNGLAVILRGYASMTGELAGDQWNEGDVSCSVVRRVALPDAFFAFDGLLETFLTVLDEFGAFPAVVARELDRYLPFLATTKVLMGAVRAGVGREVAHEAIKENAVAAALAMRERGAERNELLDSLAADERIPLDRAGLDALMDDKLSFTGAAANQVGAVVARIEEIVKERPAAAAYTPGSIL; encoded by the coding sequence GTGACTGGTAAGCCGCGCATTCCGAACGTCCTGGCCAACCGCTACGCCTCCGCGGAGCTGGCCGTCCTCTGGTCCCCCGAGTACAAGGTGACGCTGGAGCGGCGGCTGTGGCTCGCCGTGCTGCGCGCCCAGAAGGACCTCGGAATCGAGGTCCCGGACGCCGCCCTCGCCGACTACGAGCGGGTCCTGGAGACCGTCGACCTGGCCTCGATCGCCGAGCGCGAGAAGGTCACCCGCCACGACGTGAAGGCCCGGATCGAGGAGTTCAACGCCCTCGCCGGCCATGAGCACGTCCACAAGGGCATGACCTCCCGCGATCTCACCGAGAACGTGGAGCAGCTCCAGATCCGGCTCTCCCTGGAGCTGGTACGGGACCGTACGGTCGCGGCACTGGCCCGGCTCGGCAAGCTGGCCGCCGACCACGCCGAGCTGGTGATGGCCGGCCGGTCGCACAATGTGGCGGCGCAGGCCACCACGCTCGGCAAGCGGTTCGCCACCGCGGCGGACGAGCTGCTGGTGGCGTACGGGCGGCTGGAGGACCTGCTGGGCCGCTATCCGCTGCGGGGTATCAAGGGCCCGGTCGGCACCGCGCAGGACATGCTGGACCTGCTCGGTGGCGATGCGGAGAAGCTGGCCGAGCTGGAGCGGCGGGTCGCCGCCCACCTCGGCTTCGCGCAGGCGTTCACCTCCGTCGGCCAGGTCTATCCGCGCTCGCTGGACTACGACGTCGTCACCGCGCTGGTGCAGCTCGCCGCGGCCCCGTCCTCGCTGGCCAAGACCATCCGGCTGATGGCCGGACACGAGCTGGTGACCGAGGGCTTCAAGCCCGGCCAGGTCGGCTCGTCCGCGATGCCGCACAAGATGAACACCCGCTCCTGCGAGCGCGTCAACGGCCTCGCCGTGATCCTGCGCGGCTACGCCTCGATGACCGGGGAGCTGGCGGGCGACCAGTGGAACGAGGGCGATGTCTCCTGCTCGGTGGTGCGCCGGGTCGCGCTGCCGGACGCGTTCTTCGCCTTCGACGGGCTGCTGGAGACCTTCCTGACCGTGCTCGACGAGTTCGGCGCCTTCCCCGCCGTCGTCGCCCGTGAGCTGGACCGCTACCTGCCCTTCCTCGCCACGACGAAGGTGCTGATGGGGGCCGTCCGGGCCGGGGTGGGCCGCGAGGTCGCCCATGAGGCGATCAAGGAGAACGCGGTGGCCGCGGCCCTGGCGATGCGCGAACGGGGCGCCGAGCGCAATGAGCTGCTCGACTCGCTCGCCGCCGATGAGCGCATCCCGCTGGACCGGGCCGGTCTCGACGCGCTGATGGACGACAAGCTCTCCTTCACGGGCGCGGCCGCGAACCAGGTCGGCGCGGTGGTCGCCCGGATCGAGGAGATCGTCAAGGAGCGCCCGGCGGCCGCCGCCTACACCCCCGGCTCGATCCTCTGA
- a CDS encoding SGNH/GDSL hydrolase family protein, with product MQTNITYSSFVAVGDSFTEGMSDRLPDGTYRGWADLLAGRLAAHNPGFRYANLAVRGKLIGQIVEEQTGPAAAMGADLVTLVGGLNDVLRPKCDVGRVCALLEEAVERLAPTCKRLVLMRSPGRRGPVFARFEPRMERLFSVIDELGARHDATVVDLFASQAVGDPRMWDEDRLHLNAEGHRRVAEAVWQALGNEPEADWDAPLPPAVPVGWIARRTSDVRFARQHLGPWIGRRLTGRSSGDGRAPKRAELLPYED from the coding sequence ATGCAGACGAACATCACCTACAGCAGCTTTGTCGCGGTCGGCGACTCCTTCACCGAGGGCATGTCGGACCGGCTCCCCGACGGTACCTACCGAGGCTGGGCGGATCTGCTCGCCGGTCGGCTCGCGGCCCACAACCCCGGCTTCCGCTACGCCAACCTCGCGGTCCGCGGCAAGCTGATCGGGCAGATCGTCGAGGAGCAGACGGGCCCGGCGGCGGCCATGGGCGCCGATCTGGTGACCCTGGTCGGCGGGCTGAACGATGTGCTGCGGCCGAAATGCGATGTGGGCCGGGTGTGCGCCCTGCTGGAGGAGGCCGTCGAGCGGCTGGCGCCCACCTGCAAGCGGCTGGTGCTGATGCGCAGCCCGGGGCGGCGCGGGCCGGTGTTCGCGCGGTTCGAGCCACGGATGGAGCGGCTGTTCTCGGTCATCGACGAGCTGGGCGCACGGCATGACGCGACCGTCGTGGACCTGTTCGCCTCCCAGGCCGTCGGGGACCCCCGGATGTGGGACGAGGACCGGCTGCATCTGAACGCCGAGGGGCACCGGCGGGTCGCCGAGGCCGTATGGCAGGCACTGGGCAATGAGCCGGAGGCCGACTGGGACGCGCCCCTGCCGCCCGCGGTGCCCGTCGGCTGGATAGCCCGCCGCACCTCGGATGTGCGGTTCGCCCGCCAGCACCTCGGGCCGTGGATCGGCAGGCGGCTGACCGGCCGCTCCTCGGGTGACGGGCGCGCCCCCAAGCGCGCCGAGCTGCTGCCGTACGAGGACTGA